From the genome of Croceibacterium atlanticum:
ATTTGGGCGGAGGCTCGGTACCCGCCTTGATCCTGTTGGCGCGCATCACGAATTCGGTCCGCCGCCTGACCGGAATGGTCAAGACGCAGCGCACGCCTTCCGGGTTGAATTCCAGTTCCACCGGGCTGTCGAGCTCATGCGCGACGATCCGTTCGATCAGGTCGGTGCCGAAACCGCGATTGCGCTTCTGCGGCACGGGCGGGCCACCGCTTTCCTTCCATTCGATCCGCACCAGCGCATCGGTGGTCAGCTTCCAATGGACCGATACCTTGCCGCCCGGCCTGCTCAGCGCGCCATATTTGGCCGCATTGGTCGCCAGTTCGTGCATCGCAAGGCCCAGGGAAAGCGCATCATTGGGCGCCAGTTCAATCTCCGGACCGACCAGATCGATCTCGTGATCGGCAGCATAGGAATATGGCTTCAGTTCCGCATCGACAACGGAACGGATCGGCGTGGTGCCCCAATCGGACTTGGTCAGCAGGTCATGCGTTGCCGACAGGGCCCGGATCCGCCCGTCGAGCGAGGCGGCGAAATCATCCAGGCTTTCCGCCCGGCGGCGCGTAAGGGCGATGATCGAAAGCACATTGGCCAGCGTGTTCTTCACCCGGTGATTGAGCTCGCGCGTCAATGAATTGCGGATCGAAGCCTGTTCCTCGAACCAGCGCAATTGCTCCTCGTCCTCCAGCGCCTGCTGGGTCAGCATGCGGACCAGCAGCATCAGCAAGCTGGCAACCAGCAGGCCGAAGATCAGCGTCAGGATGGAAAGGCCGGAGAGCCGATCCCCGCTGTCGGAATCGATTTCCAGCACCCAGGGGCTGTTGGCGATGGATATGCGTTCCACGGCGCGCATCGTATTGGCCGGATCGAAATTCGTATCGGCCAGCAGATTGCTTTCGCCCAGCTGTCCTGAATAAAGCCGCACGCCAAATTCCCCGGCCCCTTCCAGCTGCAATGCGGAGGCCAGGAAATCTTCCGCATTGAACGGGCTGTAGATGAAGCCGCGCAGGCGGCGGCCACCGGGCGCAGGTTCGAATACCGGCATGTAGATCAGGAAGCCCGGCGCCTCTCCATTGCCTTCCTGCTGCAACACCACCTTGCCGCTGGCCGTGGGCCGCGCCGTACGCTCCGCCTCGATCATGGCGGCGCGGCGCACTGGCTCGGAAAACATGTCAAACCCCAGGGCGCGGCGGTTACGTTCCGTGTCGGGTTGCAGATAGGTGACCGGCACGGAATAGGGCTGCTGCCCGCTGGGCCGCGGATGCAGCACCACCCGGCCCGGCGCTTCTTCCGCCATCTGCTGGTCGAATGCCTCGATCTCGTCGGGATGGACCACTTTCGCCCAGCCGATCCCTTCTGCGCCGCGATAATCGGCATCCAGCCGCAATTCGCTGACAAAACGGCGGAATCGTGACGCGGGCACATCGTCCAGCGAAGCGAGCAGGGCCGCACCCGCGCGCAAATAGGCGCTGCTGGCATTGGCGCGTCGTTCCAGGGCAGATCCGATCGCCATGGCACGGCTGCGCATCTGCACGGCCTGCCGCTGGTCCTCACCTCTTTCGATGGCGAACACGCTCAGCACCGCGGTCGCGGTGACGAGCAGGAAAATCGCTGTCGGCAAGGCGCGAGGATAGCGAACCAGCCACCGCTTGGTCCTGCTGCGCTTGCCCGAAGCTTGTGCCAAGAATACTCCCCTGCCGGGGCCTGTGGCCCCGATGAACTGAACGAGCGACCCTGCCAGCCCGTGGCCTTGCGCGCCAATCCCGTTAACCGATCCTGTTGGGAACCAAAGGGGGACGTTTTCGTTCCCCACAATGGCAAGGGCTGCGGCGCACGTCGCCCAGGACATAAACACAAGATTGCCGCGCGCGGCAATCAGCGATCATATTGCGGACGGGAAAACGCTTAAACGCATGACAGGCGAGAAAAAAAAGGTTCAGCCGGCGAAAGGCAAGGCCGGCCGGGACAAGGACGAGCAGCCCGAATGGGCAAAAGGCCTGAAGCAGCTTTACGATTCCGTGGTCGATGAACCGATCCCGGACAGCTTCAAGGATCTCCTCTCCAAGCTCGACGATGGCCACCGATGAGCAGCGGCAGGGTTCAGAAAAAACATCCGGAACGCACACCGGAAGAGAAGCGCGCCTTCAAGCGCGAACTGACCGAAGTCGTGCCACATCTGCGCGCCTTCGCCCGCGGCCTGTGCGGCCGGCCGGACATGGCGGATGACCTGGTGCAGGAAACCTTGCTGAAGGCATGGGCCGCGCAGGACAGGTTCGAACCGGGCACTTCCATGCGCGCCTGGACCTTCGTCATCCTGCGCAACGCCTATCTTACCGACATGCGCCGCAACCGTTTCCGCGGCGAATATGACGAAACAGCCGCCGAGCGTATCCTGACTGCCCCCGCCGGGCAGGAAGAGCCGATCCACCTGTCCGACATGCACCGCGCCCTGCTGACTCTTCCGCCCGAACGGCGCGAGGCCTTGCTGCTGGTGGGCGCAGGCGGTTTCTCTTACGAGGAAGCGGCCGAAATCTGCGGCTGCGCGGTCGGCACGATCAAATCCCGCGTGGGCCGCGCCCGCGCCACGCTGACCAGCATGATCGAGGACGGATCCATCCCTGACCGTTCGCTGGACGATCCCGCGGCGCATCGCGCCATTCTGGAAGAACTGGACGATGTTGCGGCTGGCCGGGGACAAGCGGCCCC
Proteins encoded in this window:
- a CDS encoding CHASE domain-containing protein, which gives rise to MAQASGKRSRTKRWLVRYPRALPTAIFLLVTATAVLSVFAIERGEDQRQAVQMRSRAMAIGSALERRANASSAYLRAGAALLASLDDVPASRFRRFVSELRLDADYRGAEGIGWAKVVHPDEIEAFDQQMAEEAPGRVVLHPRPSGQQPYSVPVTYLQPDTERNRRALGFDMFSEPVRRAAMIEAERTARPTASGKVVLQQEGNGEAPGFLIYMPVFEPAPGGRRLRGFIYSPFNAEDFLASALQLEGAGEFGVRLYSGQLGESNLLADTNFDPANTMRAVERISIANSPWVLEIDSDSGDRLSGLSILTLIFGLLVASLLMLLVRMLTQQALEDEEQLRWFEEQASIRNSLTRELNHRVKNTLANVLSIIALTRRRAESLDDFAASLDGRIRALSATHDLLTKSDWGTTPIRSVVDAELKPYSYAADHEIDLVGPEIELAPNDALSLGLAMHELATNAAKYGALSRPGGKVSVHWKLTTDALVRIEWKESGGPPVPQKRNRGFGTDLIERIVAHELDSPVELEFNPEGVRCVLTIPVRRRTEFVMRANRIKAGTEPPPKSGKD
- a CDS encoding sigma-70 family RNA polymerase sigma factor, with the translated sequence MSSGRVQKKHPERTPEEKRAFKRELTEVVPHLRAFARGLCGRPDMADDLVQETLLKAWAAQDRFEPGTSMRAWTFVILRNAYLTDMRRNRFRGEYDETAAERILTAPAGQEEPIHLSDMHRALLTLPPERREALLLVGAGGFSYEEAAEICGCAVGTIKSRVGRARATLTSMIEDGSIPDRSLDDPAAHRAILEELDDVAAGRGQAAPTR
- a CDS encoding NepR family anti-sigma factor, encoding MTGEKKKVQPAKGKAGRDKDEQPEWAKGLKQLYDSVVDEPIPDSFKDLLSKLDDGHR